In Streptococcus sp. SN-1, a single genomic region encodes these proteins:
- a CDS encoding MerR family transcriptional regulator, whose product MNSELFEIKNLLLNLLQILQQETHIFNYCGLYTQKDLLNLLQISPNTLKSWEEKGLKRLEPPIEGTRTVYYKLENVLQFLEK is encoded by the coding sequence ATGAACTCAGAACTATTTGAAATTAAAAACCTACTACTAAATCTCTTACAAATCCTACAACAGGAAACCCACATCTTCAATTATTGTGGTCTATATACCCAAAAAGACCTGTTGAATCTCCTTCAAATTTCTCCGAATACATTGAAATCTTGGGAAGAGAAAGGACTAAAACGACTGGAACCACCTATAGAAGGAACCAGAACTGTTTACTATAAACTTGAAAATGTTCTCCAATTCTTAGAGAAATAA
- a CDS encoding CAP domain-containing protein, translating to MKKKDILLGAGLTTIFVGAGAVNTTAHAEEVDSGKPKPTVKTTPVYVTEQDVKNAKADVDKAKADVDAKQDTVDRAKADKVNADDKIDSINKDIDTANNANKIINAQNDIITSKTSDKTNATNDLNTAKDGERDAHIALDNANTAKTEADNARDTKKADVDTKQADLDAITDTNVRKNITNTTSKISNIDNDLNAKGAQITATDAKIAAKQGEIDSYKVKVISTDLNPDERNHTAHDNLNDYEYNHGFFRNNQMEPVNFQGVDIKEIDATKDMIDFTEYLADYKKEPFDRVARKLKERPAYRYKVDNKGISEAFVKLLNQLRVNNNLKGDMVVDDEYLSYAQKRADEMQNTGILTHRTTLTNKPGYIERVQPDQNVENIVGGAYGQIISREGEYLTFDHIVTNETLAYEMLLGWYSDYNNVRGLNYGHRKNLLTPTGGKMGLAISTIDGKDKTTYFGSFNASAHKGSTYGWDEDNQMFYSLNQSQDEKDYWNNNNNFKQDDPMNPTFYGKKMKFIADTHYVFVKRQIIDDRPKMQAELDALKAQKATQERERDVLVAKKADLTQELDALNNQLNDIATARTNATTALNQAKSDLATLTATAQDKADAVIQKQKELDKATARVNDVTARINTIQSEIDAATSKRDNAMRVHAQLPQLRASLKQAEADRTNVEQRITVAEQDLADAKARLTQAQADHKYKSDIFSIDKMLNVYTDGNRVISATPKVAPTVDELPELDITADIPSDLTTKQNPDGIGATPKVAPTVDELPELDITADIPSDLNTKQNPDGIGATPKDAPVEDELPELDPSAIIDNPADKPADKPADKPADKPADKPADKPADKPADKPADKPADKPADKPADKPADKPADKPADKPADKPADKSADKPADKPADKSADKPADKSADKIAEQHALPNTGENSRVANSIVTVGYGLLAMIGLAGLFIKRKN from the coding sequence ATGAAGAAAAAAGATATTTTGTTAGGTGCTGGTTTAACAACTATTTTTGTAGGTGCTGGTGCTGTAAATACAACTGCCCATGCAGAAGAGGTTGATTCTGGTAAACCCAAGCCAACTGTGAAGACGACCCCTGTTTATGTTACTGAACAAGACGTTAAAAATGCTAAAGCTGATGTAGATAAGGCAAAAGCTGATGTCGACGCAAAACAAGATACTGTTGACCGAGCAAAAGCTGACAAGGTAAACGCTGATGACAAAATTGACTCAATCAATAAAGACATCGACACCGCTAATAACGCAAACAAAATTATCAATGCTCAAAACGATATTATCACTAGCAAAACTTCAGACAAGACAAACGCAACAAACGATTTGAATACCGCTAAAGATGGTGAACGTGATGCGCATATAGCACTAGACAATGCTAACACAGCAAAAACAGAGGCTGATAATGCTCGTGACACTAAGAAAGCTGATGTGGATACGAAACAAGCAGACCTTGACGCAATCACAGACACTAATGTACGTAAAAACATCACAAACACAACTAGCAAAATTTCAAACATAGATAATGATTTGAATGCTAAAGGTGCGCAAATCACAGCTACAGACGCTAAAATTGCTGCTAAACAAGGGGAAATCGATAGCTACAAAGTTAAAGTTATTTCAACAGATTTAAACCCTGATGAACGTAATCACACCGCTCATGATAATCTTAATGATTATGAGTATAACCATGGATTCTTCCGTAACAACCAAATGGAACCAGTTAATTTCCAAGGTGTCGACATCAAAGAAATTGATGCAACTAAAGACATGATTGACTTCACAGAGTATTTAGCGGATTATAAGAAAGAACCATTTGACCGTGTAGCTCGAAAATTAAAAGAACGACCAGCGTATCGTTACAAAGTTGACAACAAAGGTATTTCAGAAGCCTTTGTCAAATTGCTTAATCAACTACGTGTTAATAACAATTTAAAGGGTGATATGGTGGTTGACGATGAGTACCTTTCATACGCACAAAAACGTGCTGATGAAATGCAGAATACGGGCATCTTGACACACAGAACAACATTAACAAACAAACCGGGCTACATCGAAAGAGTGCAACCCGACCAGAACGTCGAAAACATCGTTGGTGGCGCATACGGTCAAATTATCAGTCGTGAAGGTGAATATTTAACATTTGACCACATTGTAACTAACGAAACATTAGCCTATGAAATGCTATTAGGTTGGTATAGTGACTACAATAATGTTAGAGGTTTAAACTACGGACACCGCAAGAACTTATTAACACCAACAGGTGGTAAAATGGGCCTTGCCATTTCAACCATTGACGGAAAAGACAAAACAACTTATTTCGGTTCATTCAATGCTAGTGCGCACAAAGGTTCAACCTATGGATGGGACGAAGATAATCAAATGTTCTATTCCCTAAATCAAAGCCAAGATGAGAAGGATTATTGGAATAACAATAACAACTTCAAACAAGATGACCCAATGAACCCAACATTCTATGGTAAAAAGATGAAGTTTATCGCAGACACTCATTATGTGTTTGTTAAACGTCAAATCATCGATGACCGACCAAAAATGCAAGCAGAGTTGGACGCTTTGAAAGCTCAAAAAGCTACACAAGAACGCGAACGTGACGTATTAGTTGCGAAGAAAGCTGATTTGACTCAAGAGTTGGATGCGTTAAACAATCAATTGAATGATATTGCTACAGCGCGTACAAATGCGACAACAGCTCTAAATCAAGCAAAATCTGATTTAGCTACACTTACAGCGACCGCTCAAGACAAAGCAGATGCTGTTATTCAAAAACAAAAAGAGTTGGATAAAGCAACTGCTCGTGTAAACGATGTAACTGCACGTATCAACACAATTCAAAGTGAAATTGATGCGGCAACAAGCAAACGTGATAATGCTATGCGTGTCCACGCGCAATTACCACAATTGCGTGCAAGTTTAAAACAGGCAGAAGCAGATAGAACAAACGTGGAACAACGCATCACAGTTGCAGAGCAAGACTTAGCGGATGCCAAAGCTCGTTTGACACAAGCACAAGCTGACCACAAATACAAATCAGATATCTTTTCAATCGATAAGATGCTAAATGTATATACTGATGGTAACCGTGTCATTTCAGCAACACCGAAAGTAGCCCCAACAGTAGATGAATTGCCAGAATTGGATATCACAGCAGACATTCCAAGTGATTTGACTACAAAACAAAATCCTGACGGTATCGGTGCGACACCAAAAGTAGCTCCAACCGTAGATGAATTGCCAGAATTGGATATCACTGCTGATATCCCTAGTGATTTGAATACAAAACAAAATCCTGACGGTATCGGAGCAACACCAAAAGACGCACCAGTTGAGGATGAATTACCAGAGTTGGATCCAAGTGCTATCATTGATAATCCAGCGGACAAGCCAGCAGATAAGCCAGCAGATAAGCCAGCGGATAAACCAGCGGATAAGCCAGCGGATAAACCAGCGGATAAGCCAGCGGATAAACCAGCGGATAAACCAGCGGATAAACCAGCGGATAAACCAGCGGATAAACCAGCGGATAAACCAGCGGATAAACCAGCGGATAAACCAGCAGATAAGCCAGCAGATAAATCAGCAGATAAGCCAGCAGATAAGCCGGCGGATAAGTCAGCAGACAAGCCGGCAGATAAATCAGCAGACAAGATAGCAGAACAACATGCTCTACCAAATACAGGAGAAAATTCTAGGGTAGCAAATTCAATTGTTACAGTTGGCTACGGATTATTAGCAATGATTGGTCTAGCAGGATTATTTATTAAGAGGAAAAACTAA
- a CDS encoding site-specific integrase — MTSETITYNNKKVIKKTNSNGEVSYILRGLYLGIDEKTGKQVTTSITAKTLRQLDRKILTARVNFEKAGGTRKEDKQLSTFSELAEEWFNNYQVWVTSHNTINRVKGYVYNYIIPAFGDYIPEKITSADIQRWVNNLAQKARTSIESGKKRAEKGSAKDFGAVTHKLSDIFDFGITHFGLTKNPVKTIKIPPKPKLASRRTMVLHDEELKTWLAFLKTLPNNRANRRFITICNSLLASALRINELLALEINDLDFTNNEIIVNKTLMWKSANKKLGTKGCMICKPTAKTDSGNRQVPVPSSTLTDLRDFYTEMNNYFKKQGLPQSKLIFPTIYGNYMCDRNERATLKKRLTSLGLPDYGFHIFRHTHASMMLNAGANWKELQVRMGHKSINTTMDTYAELAPKKKLEAVNIYLDKIAELST; from the coding sequence ATGACATCTGAAACTATAACTTACAATAACAAAAAAGTTATTAAAAAAACAAATTCAAACGGAGAGGTTAGTTATATTTTACGAGGCCTTTACTTAGGTATCGATGAAAAAACAGGCAAACAAGTAACAACGTCTATAACAGCTAAAACACTACGGCAACTTGACCGTAAAATCCTAACGGCTAGAGTTAATTTTGAAAAAGCAGGTGGAACGAGGAAAGAAGATAAACAATTATCCACTTTTTCTGAACTTGCAGAAGAATGGTTCAATAATTATCAAGTTTGGGTTACTTCTCATAATACAATCAATAGAGTGAAGGGATACGTATATAATTACATCATCCCTGCATTCGGGGATTACATTCCTGAAAAAATCACATCTGCCGATATTCAAAGATGGGTTAACAATCTCGCCCAAAAAGCTAGAACATCGATTGAATCAGGGAAAAAACGTGCTGAAAAAGGTAGTGCAAAAGACTTTGGAGCAGTCACTCACAAACTTAGTGATATTTTCGATTTTGGCATCACACATTTTGGATTAACTAAAAACCCAGTGAAAACTATTAAAATCCCTCCAAAGCCTAAATTAGCTTCTCGTAGAACTATGGTCTTACATGATGAAGAATTAAAAACATGGTTAGCATTCTTAAAAACTTTACCTAATAACAGAGCTAATCGACGATTTATTACCATCTGCAATTCCTTACTCGCTTCTGCATTGCGAATCAATGAACTTCTAGCATTAGAAATAAATGACTTGGATTTCACAAACAATGAAATTATTGTAAATAAAACATTGATGTGGAAAAGTGCCAATAAGAAACTTGGTACTAAAGGATGTATGATTTGTAAACCAACCGCAAAAACCGATTCTGGTAATCGTCAGGTTCCCGTTCCAAGCTCTACTCTCACTGACCTTAGGGATTTCTACACAGAAATGAATAACTATTTCAAAAAACAAGGTCTACCTCAATCCAAGTTAATCTTTCCAACGATTTATGGAAATTATATGTGCGATAGAAACGAACGTGCTACTTTAAAAAAACGACTAACTTCTCTTGGCTTACCTGATTACGGTTTCCATATTTTCAGACATACTCATGCTTCAATGATGTTAAATGCTGGGGCAAACTGGAAAGAACTACAAGTTCGTATGGGACATAAATCTATCAACACAACTATGGATACATACGCCGAGTTAGCACCGAAGAAGAAATTAGAGGCAGTAAATATTTATTTAGATAAAATAGCTGAACTATCTACTTAA
- a CDS encoding helix-turn-helix domain-containing protein → MEFKHYGEIIHKIRQDRNMTLKEAAGDVITPNNLSRFEKGLSSIKVDTFFEILSRFNLDGDDFNEVLHIQDENAQRAKQIINALIKNDRIKARQILGKKSDWGNIIDYYTLKLAILQTQGKKIDELAPDEVEAIHYLVDYIFSIDTLYIRDFTVIEILLGHKVQCFELKFLEYLEKIILKGLEETKYVTYDFPYRYAITGMFLVRTYSRYGYYDKAEKLIYKLKINISEKFSLEYSIYPLIYLNIFEVFNLLRQNNPKAIELANTVLHYIDAQNNLFPLAKMFEEKNTFVKEVQRLNKTGIPFPTEDEE, encoded by the coding sequence ATGGAATTCAAACACTATGGAGAAATTATCCACAAAATCCGTCAAGATCGTAATATGACCCTCAAAGAGGCTGCTGGAGATGTCATTACTCCCAATAACCTCAGTCGCTTTGAAAAAGGATTATCTTCTATCAAAGTCGATACTTTTTTTGAAATTTTGAGTAGATTTAATTTAGATGGAGACGACTTTAATGAAGTTCTTCATATTCAAGATGAGAATGCCCAAAGAGCAAAGCAAATTATAAATGCATTAATTAAAAATGATAGAATAAAAGCTAGACAAATACTAGGAAAGAAAAGTGACTGGGGAAATATCATAGACTATTACACACTAAAATTAGCTATTTTACAAACTCAAGGAAAGAAAATAGATGAATTGGCTCCTGATGAAGTAGAAGCTATTCATTACTTGGTCGACTATATATTTAGTATTGATACTCTTTATATTCGTGATTTTACTGTTATTGAAATTCTTTTGGGACATAAGGTTCAATGTTTTGAGTTAAAATTCCTTGAATACCTCGAAAAGATAATTCTTAAAGGATTGGAAGAAACTAAGTATGTAACTTATGATTTTCCTTACAGATATGCTATTACTGGAATGTTTTTAGTTAGAACATATTCTCGCTATGGCTATTATGATAAAGCTGAAAAACTCATCTATAAGTTGAAGATAAATATATCTGAAAAATTCTCTCTTGAGTATTCAATATATCCCCTAATTTATTTAAACATATTCGAAGTTTTCAATCTACTACGACAAAATAATCCTAAGGCGATTGAACTAGCTAATACTGTTCTTCACTACATTGATGCCCAAAACAACCTCTTCCCACTAGCAAAGATGTTTGAAGAAAAGAACACATTCGTCAAAGAAGTTCAACGACTAAATAAAACTGGCATTCCATTCCCTACGGAAGATGAAGAATAA
- a CDS encoding Rep family protein, with protein MSSEKKTNKKIPKQRAIMYTQQMRLAILSDWKEEIDRIVKLLEPLLWAGILHDKDVNEDGETVEPHIHLMMYFKHARSPHSIAWEINERNGKREDSQIERLEFFKHPNNGFSYLVHQTKDAQNKYQYPISEVISNFDFAKKLENIRKQVERNQSKKEGELIREYLDMLYDGLLTLEEIESELTGSQYAKASTRLKAVAEKRQERLGREFLNRMKYEQKTKQVVYIYGESGLGKTRLAKTYAENKNTSYFVTGSSRDPFQSYQNQETIIIDELRPDSFRYDDLLKILDPYNFDVFLPSRYIDKALTAELIFITSPYSPKELYDNFQTSKRIDRFDQLERRIQTAILVEKDNIFYTHYNNESREYEKDDSNFFTNPFESQSIHRANSFFTQFETTIQRKE; from the coding sequence ATGTCTTCAGAGAAAAAAACAAATAAAAAAATCCCTAAACAGCGTGCAATCATGTATACACAACAAATGCGACTAGCTATTTTATCTGATTGGAAAGAAGAAATTGATAGAATCGTTAAGCTATTAGAGCCATTACTCTGGGCAGGCATTTTACATGATAAAGATGTTAATGAAGATGGAGAAACTGTAGAACCCCATATTCATCTCATGATGTATTTCAAACATGCTCGTAGCCCACATAGCATAGCTTGGGAAATTAATGAACGAAATGGTAAGCGTGAAGATTCTCAAATCGAACGATTAGAATTCTTCAAGCATCCTAATAATGGTTTTAGTTATCTTGTTCACCAAACTAAAGATGCTCAAAATAAATATCAGTACCCTATTTCGGAAGTAATAAGTAACTTTGATTTTGCTAAAAAATTAGAAAACATTCGAAAACAAGTAGAGCGAAACCAAAGTAAAAAAGAAGGGGAACTAATACGAGAATATCTAGATATGCTTTATGACGGTTTATTAACTCTAGAAGAGATTGAATCTGAGCTAACGGGAAGTCAATATGCAAAAGCAAGTACGCGACTTAAAGCTGTTGCCGAAAAAAGGCAAGAAAGATTAGGAAGAGAATTCCTGAATCGTATGAAGTATGAACAAAAGACAAAACAAGTAGTCTATATCTATGGTGAGTCTGGACTTGGTAAGACAAGACTGGCTAAGACTTATGCAGAAAATAAAAATACCTCTTATTTTGTAACAGGCTCAAGTCGCGATCCTTTTCAGAGTTATCAAAACCAGGAAACTATCATTATTGACGAACTGCGACCAGATAGCTTTCGATATGATGACCTTTTGAAAATTCTAGACCCTTATAATTTCGATGTTTTCTTACCTTCTAGATATATAGATAAAGCATTAACCGCTGAACTAATCTTCATAACTAGCCCTTACTCACCAAAGGAGTTGTATGATAATTTTCAAACCAGTAAACGAATTGACCGTTTCGACCAGCTAGAACGACGAATACAAACAGCCATACTAGTTGAAAAGGATAATATCTTTTATACACACTATAACAATGAGAGTCGGGAATACGAAAAAGATGACAGCAACTTTTTCACGAACCCCTTTGAGTCTCAGTCAATACATCGTGCTAATAGCTTCTTCACACAGTTTGAAACAACTATTCAAAGAAAGGAATAA
- a CDS encoding DUF87 domain-containing protein: MTIPIKMPMSENELAKFITSNLNNTLDINGETSFTNSFSISLEAEDKGMFFIPNLPVSYVLDKNLYFKIADICSGILYPYKTLMLQSNAIFIPYKTGDPNLARGFFFPWVNGIPTRLTIPDIQHFINQEVSEIRVPLMSNQVSINLNDVVHLAISGSSGSGKSYFLEYLIRCIRKITDDIVAVDPKRADIYSLGRELNLSVLSPKRGANLNSFITEVNEILGDAINKIYERQEILLENPKATLKRKYIIIDELLALVQGSSKQARDTFAQLLGTVALLGRATKVSLILVSQRFDATAFGGNLAVREQINCSIILGEINTNTTQFLLPNAHIENIVVPSGIGTGIVKFSDGKHDSNIMPLLTPYYNKRCL, encoded by the coding sequence ATGACTATCCCTATTAAAATGCCTATGTCTGAAAATGAATTAGCTAAATTCATTACAAGCAATCTCAACAATACACTAGATATCAACGGAGAAACGAGCTTTACAAACTCTTTCTCCATTTCTTTAGAGGCAGAAGATAAGGGAATGTTTTTCATTCCCAATCTTCCTGTTTCCTATGTTTTAGATAAAAATCTGTATTTTAAGATAGCAGATATCTGTTCTGGCATCCTTTACCCTTATAAAACGCTTATGTTACAAAGTAATGCAATTTTTATCCCCTACAAGACAGGTGACCCTAATCTTGCTAGAGGTTTTTTCTTCCCTTGGGTAAATGGTATTCCAACTCGACTAACTATTCCTGATATCCAACATTTTATAAATCAAGAAGTTAGTGAGATTAGGGTTCCGCTCATGTCAAACCAAGTTAGTATCAATCTAAATGATGTTGTTCATTTAGCTATCAGTGGTTCATCTGGTTCAGGAAAAAGTTATTTCCTAGAATACCTTATTCGGTGTATTCGGAAAATAACTGACGATATTGTAGCAGTAGACCCTAAACGTGCCGATATTTATTCTCTAGGTCGTGAATTAAATCTGTCTGTCCTGTCTCCGAAAAGAGGGGCTAACTTAAATAGTTTTATCACAGAAGTAAATGAAATTCTGGGGGATGCTATCAATAAGATTTACGAACGTCAAGAAATACTTTTAGAAAACCCAAAAGCTACATTAAAACGCAAATATATTATCATAGATGAGCTACTTGCTCTTGTTCAGGGTTCTTCAAAACAAGCACGAGATACGTTTGCACAACTATTAGGAACTGTGGCTCTCCTAGGTCGAGCTACCAAAGTTTCACTTATCCTAGTTTCCCAACGTTTTGATGCTACCGCATTTGGAGGAAATCTAGCAGTTAGAGAACAAATTAACTGTTCTATTATTTTGGGAGAGATAAATACTAACACCACTCAGTTTTTATTGCCAAACGCTCATATTGAAAATATTGTTGTTCCTAGCGGAATAGGGACAGGAATTGTCAAATTTAGTGATGGAAAGCATGACAGCAACATCATGCCACTCCTCACCCCATACTATAACAAGAGGTGCTTATGA